In the genome of Fusarium graminearum PH-1 chromosome 2, whole genome shotgun sequence, the window AGAAATGGACCTACCGTAATCCACAAGGACATTGTAAAGAACGGGAATCAAGTATGGAACAAGACTCTTGTCCTGCAAATGCTTGATGAAAGAAATAATGTATTTTCCCTCGACAACGCGGGCTCGGTTGGCCTCCGTATCAGCACAAGAGTTTCCAGTAACGCGCAAGGCCTGTACTTTGACACCGTGACTTTGCTGTTCGTCAGAAGCCAGGATGTCGAGGAAGAATTCGAGAATGCCTGATTCTCCATATGGTAGTCTCCAAGCAACTAAATCCAGATTAGCAAATGTCAGATAAATCATCAGTGCGACTTGCCGTCTCTACTTCCATCACCGAGtgccttggctgtggtttctAGCGCGGAAGCATCCTGTGACTTGAGAGCTTCTAGCACTGGGGAGAGTAGTTTTGTCCTTCGTGAGACGGCGTCCTGAGATTCATTGGCTGCATCATATACATCTGGTGAAACTCCGCTGCCTTCTTTCTGCAATAAGACAGCTACGTCTTGAGTAGTTGATGCCATGATATGTTTCTTAGACTGTTTGTAtgtggtgatgttggtgctTCTAGTTGTTGTGTCAGTTACCCTACCCTATAAGACAAGCAGGACTGTTGTTTGCTTACAAAGAAGGAACGATTGTGATGATTCACACTCGTTGCTGTGAGAGAAAAAGATCGTAATGATTATTGGAATTTTGAAGGAAATCACAAACTattttcttcctccaccGCTCGAGATGTCTCGTTTAATGATCTTTATTACGGTCAGCAACTGTCCTATTCCTGCAAACTCCATCGCGGGGCATATTTCGGTGAAGCTCGGTGAATCGCGGTGAAGCCCCTCCCTCACCTTGACTCACGGCTAATACTCGGCAGGTCTTTGGCTGCCGGTGGTTCGGCGGGTGCAAAATTCCGACCTCGGAATGATCCGCATCAGCCAAACCcaactttgctttgctggGGAAAAAGTCTCGAGCGCCATCAAGATCCgatcctcctcctcgttgcGAACGAGGGCCACTTACACTATTTCAACGTCGCTTCCTAGCGATAACTCCACCCTTGACCCTTCCGACACTCgatttctcttctcatcgccATAATCATCTCACAATGGTACGCTATGCACTTACACACTCGAGTCCCGCCATGACTTTTATGTCTCGATTCGCCGCCTTCGACAAATTAGCCCGCTAACACTTTTGGTCACCCAGGCGCACAAATTCGTCGTcacagccttcttgacaggctCCCGAATCCTCGGTCGATCCTTCGTCGCCGCTTACAAGCAAGCTCAGGCTGCCTCCGCCTACCAGCGCGCCcaggtcaaggctggcaacACCACAGGCGGTGCTTCTCTCTCCTCAGGCATGACCCTCGACGAGGCATGCAAGATCCTCAACGTCAAGCCCCCTGCCGGCGGACAAGCCAACGTCGAGGAAGTGCTGAGCCGCTACAAGCGCCTATTCGACGCCAACGATCCTCAAAAGGGTGGCAGTTTCTACCTCCAGAGCAAGATTGTGAGAGCAAAGGAACGATTCGAGCGAGAGATTGGTCCTTTACGGGAGAAAAtggaggccgaggccgagatcaaAGAAGGCTTCAAGCCCAAGGTTTACAAGGACTAGTCTGACATTCCCTTATTTGTTTGGGTAGTGAACGattggaggtggtggaaaAAAAAGCGGCACACCACACTTGTACGATTTGGCCTGGAGtacgacaaagacacaaaaAGGGGCCTCGTAACGGGAGTTTTGAGGGGGGttttggagaaggagggagTTTCTCCTATATACATGTACATCTTCACTCGACTGCGGCATGGCACGGCGTTTATTGGGTTATCGGTGGCGTGATGAGCCGCTCGAGGTTGGTTCTTagacgaagaaaaaaagacgaCCTATGTTATCTTATGTTTAATACAACTGTACGATATTGAACGGAGCACTTGGGTTTACATCTTGTTGTGAATGGGAAACCGGGCCATTACGCATTCTTCGCATGCAAGACCGCAAAACGGCTTAAAAGATCCGACCTGGCTACTTTTTACTTCTATACCTTTGgccttgacagtgacaggCTGGCCAGATGCGAAAAAACCCGGCATTGTCTTAGACT includes:
- a CDS encoding import inner membrane translocase subunit TIM16; amino-acid sequence: MAHKFVVTAFLTGSRILGRSFVAAYKQAQAASAYQRAQVKAGNTTGGASLSSGMTLDEACKILNVKPPAGGQANVEEVLSRYKRLFDANDPQKGGSFYLQSKIVRAKERFEREIGPLREKMEAEAEIKEGFKPKVYKD